The following coding sequences lie in one Thalassoglobus polymorphus genomic window:
- a CDS encoding ExbD/TolR family protein — translation MPLKTQEVEEPALNLTPMIDIVLLLVIFFMVGTQFTEHENKFEILLPTVSDAQPLTALPDELIVNVANDGSIFLGGEAKTVEELEKDLRAARERYPEQTVIIRGDGPGPYQHVMTVLNICNRAKIKSIQLANQIKEG, via the coding sequence ATGCCCCTGAAAACCCAAGAAGTTGAAGAGCCAGCACTCAATCTGACACCGATGATTGACATCGTGTTGCTGTTGGTCATTTTCTTCATGGTCGGGACGCAGTTCACTGAACACGAGAACAAATTCGAGATCCTGTTGCCGACTGTCTCAGACGCTCAGCCGCTGACTGCGCTGCCGGATGAATTGATTGTCAATGTTGCGAACGATGGTTCGATTTTCCTGGGAGGAGAAGCGAAGACTGTTGAGGAACTGGAAAAAGATCTCCGAGCCGCGCGGGAACGTTATCCTGAACAGACCGTCATCATCCGTGGGGATGGACCTGGCCCGTATCAACATGTCATGACGGTTCTGAATATTTGCAATCGGGCGAAAATCAAAAGTATCCAACTCGCAAATCAAATCAAGGAGGGTTGA
- a CDS encoding hydroxypyruvate isomerase family protein: MANDQHSKNSQPSGISRRDWMRWSASSVAAAVAVGSQAVGSQTAEAAKDQETQGKTEPVAKNNRIKQSLVNWCYNKAWPDVDEYCNVAVRLGCQSIELIDPKHWPTLKKHGLTCAISGSHGFQTGFNNRDEWDECLARLRERIRQCKEFGVKSVITFTGMANGLSKEDGAKNCVEGLKKIAGDAEKNDVTVCLEMLNTRDDSHPMKGHPGYQGDHCDYCIDILKEVGSSHVKLLFDIYHVQIMDGDVIRRIREHKDWLGHIHTAGNPGRAELDDVQEINYPAVMKALLDVGYTGYVGQEFIPTRDPWGGLAEAVALCDV, translated from the coding sequence ATGGCAAACGATCAACACTCTAAGAATTCTCAGCCGAGCGGGATTTCTCGACGAGACTGGATGAGATGGTCCGCCTCCAGCGTGGCAGCGGCTGTCGCAGTCGGAAGTCAAGCAGTCGGAAGTCAAACGGCTGAGGCTGCGAAAGATCAGGAGACGCAAGGCAAGACGGAGCCGGTTGCCAAAAACAATCGGATCAAGCAGTCTCTCGTCAATTGGTGCTACAACAAAGCCTGGCCGGATGTTGATGAGTATTGCAATGTCGCTGTGAGACTCGGATGTCAGAGCATTGAATTGATCGACCCTAAGCATTGGCCGACTTTGAAGAAGCATGGCCTGACATGTGCGATCTCGGGGAGTCATGGTTTTCAGACGGGCTTCAATAACCGAGATGAGTGGGACGAATGTCTCGCCAGGTTGCGCGAACGTATTCGTCAATGTAAAGAGTTCGGCGTCAAAAGCGTGATCACATTCACAGGCATGGCAAACGGACTTTCCAAAGAAGATGGTGCAAAAAACTGCGTCGAAGGTTTGAAGAAAATTGCAGGTGATGCCGAGAAGAACGATGTGACTGTCTGCCTTGAGATGCTCAACACGCGAGACGATTCGCACCCAATGAAAGGGCATCCGGGGTATCAGGGAGATCATTGCGATTATTGCATCGACATTCTCAAAGAGGTCGGCTCGTCGCACGTGAAATTGCTGTTCGATATTTATCATGTGCAAATCATGGATGGTGATGTCATCCGCCGAATCAGAGAACACAAAGACTGGCTGGGACATATTCACACAGCTGGAAATCCGGGTCGAGCAGAACTCGACGATGTACAAGAGATCAATTACCCCGCCGTCATGAAGGCACTTCTGGATGTTGGATACACTGGGTATGTCGGGCAGGAATTTATTCCGACTCGTGACCCTTGGGGTGGTCTCGCAGAGGCGG
- a CDS encoding peptidoglycan D,D-transpeptidase FtsI family protein, whose amino-acid sequence MQNQPFSDLGSSREDSNRIGNSPQMRLGILGGIIVGVVFLIGIRVCHVQAMIAQQFISPWEKIQLVEETIPARSGRILSRDGAVLAFDETRYDLAVDYRWLEEPFDAVWLRRQVYSRLDRNQRDDPVARELMEQELERDRQALFEKLSSLTKVPTDVLLSRAERLQKRIERMLVSVEARRSDSLAENDPQPLDFSQGLSGIIETIRKELTTPPRRYQSDPIILKEELEPHVLVENVPLSVVAAIQSTPHRFPGVHVQSHASRIYPLGDVAPHLIGLRKASGGSDQITGQGGVEEAFDDVLTGHEGTKIHKVNRRGETLSSDVSQDPIDGKDVVLTIDSRLQRTAEELLDQALSNPESDPQPVGGVVIAMDLWTGDLLAAAAAPRYSLQMMLKPSEAEWKGILEHPHQPLFPRATKMAIPPGSVFKVVTSAAALEQGEVTPDEVLECRGYLNSPDQLRCMIFRKYGLGHGEIHLDDALCRSCNVFFYDLAQRVGPDVLVDWSSRFGFGLPTGIELPSESSGFLPNPHDPEASKKWYPGTSMQLAIGQGELLATPLQVTRMMASIGNGGYLVTPRVRLVQSRELPDTERTLKKIPGLSERSLTTIRHGLEMVVHHPHGTGVAALTPSMTMAAKTGTAEVDGKPDHAWFAGYAPVESPRVAFCVVLEHGGSGGDASGPIVKHLMTEMIGLGLLRPQWSEETTQVSEYGAN is encoded by the coding sequence ATGCAGAACCAACCCTTCTCCGACCTCGGCAGTTCTCGCGAAGATTCAAATCGCATCGGAAATTCTCCTCAAATGCGGCTAGGGATTCTTGGCGGGATTATTGTCGGCGTTGTGTTTCTGATCGGCATTCGTGTTTGCCATGTCCAGGCAATGATCGCCCAGCAGTTCATCTCCCCTTGGGAAAAAATTCAGCTTGTCGAAGAGACCATTCCAGCTCGCAGCGGAAGAATTCTCTCACGCGATGGAGCGGTGCTGGCCTTCGACGAAACTCGCTACGATCTTGCTGTCGACTATCGTTGGCTGGAGGAACCGTTTGATGCCGTCTGGCTGCGGCGGCAGGTCTATTCTCGGCTTGATCGAAACCAACGAGACGATCCGGTAGCAAGAGAACTGATGGAGCAAGAGCTTGAGCGAGATCGTCAGGCACTCTTTGAAAAACTTTCGAGTCTGACAAAGGTTCCGACTGATGTTCTTTTGAGTCGAGCTGAGCGGCTGCAAAAAAGAATCGAACGCATGCTCGTCTCGGTGGAGGCCAGAAGGAGTGACTCTCTTGCAGAGAATGATCCTCAACCACTTGATTTCTCGCAGGGACTGAGCGGAATTATAGAAACGATTCGCAAAGAACTGACGACTCCTCCGCGACGATATCAAAGTGATCCCATCATCTTGAAGGAAGAGCTTGAACCGCACGTGCTTGTCGAGAACGTTCCATTGAGCGTTGTGGCGGCGATTCAGTCAACTCCGCATCGTTTTCCCGGTGTGCATGTTCAAAGCCATGCATCACGGATTTACCCTCTCGGTGATGTTGCTCCGCACTTAATTGGATTGCGAAAAGCCTCTGGAGGAAGTGATCAAATTACAGGGCAGGGGGGCGTCGAAGAAGCTTTTGATGACGTGCTGACTGGACACGAAGGGACGAAAATCCACAAAGTCAATCGCCGTGGGGAAACACTGTCGAGTGATGTTTCGCAGGACCCGATTGATGGAAAAGATGTTGTCCTGACAATTGATTCCCGCCTGCAACGTACGGCTGAAGAACTTCTGGATCAAGCACTTTCAAATCCAGAGAGCGATCCGCAACCGGTCGGAGGTGTGGTGATCGCGATGGATCTCTGGACCGGTGATCTTCTTGCCGCCGCAGCGGCTCCGCGTTACTCGCTGCAAATGATGTTGAAGCCAAGTGAAGCAGAGTGGAAAGGAATCCTTGAACATCCTCATCAGCCACTTTTCCCACGGGCGACGAAGATGGCAATTCCGCCGGGCTCTGTTTTCAAAGTCGTCACGTCTGCCGCTGCTTTGGAACAGGGGGAGGTGACGCCGGATGAAGTTCTGGAGTGTCGTGGTTATTTGAATTCACCCGACCAGCTTCGCTGTATGATCTTTCGTAAGTATGGATTGGGACATGGTGAGATTCATCTCGACGATGCGCTGTGCCGCTCGTGCAACGTTTTCTTCTATGATCTGGCTCAGCGAGTTGGACCGGATGTCCTCGTGGACTGGTCGTCTCGATTTGGATTTGGTCTGCCGACTGGGATCGAACTTCCGTCTGAAAGCTCGGGGTTCCTGCCGAATCCTCACGATCCCGAAGCGAGCAAAAAGTGGTATCCTGGAACCTCGATGCAACTGGCGATTGGACAAGGTGAGCTTCTTGCGACGCCACTTCAGGTGACGCGAATGATGGCTTCGATCGGGAACGGTGGATATCTGGTGACACCGCGAGTCCGGTTGGTACAATCTCGAGAGTTACCCGATACAGAACGGACATTGAAAAAAATCCCCGGGCTCTCCGAACGTTCGCTGACAACGATTCGTCACGGTTTAGAAATGGTTGTCCACCATCCGCATGGAACCGGGGTCGCTGCGTTGACTCCGTCCATGACGATGGCAGCGAAAACGGGAACTGCGGAAGTGGACGGAAAACCGGATCATGCCTGGTTCGCAGGTTACGCTCCGGTGGAATCACCCAGAGTCGCTTTCTGCGTCGTGCTGGAACATGGTGGTTCCGGAGGAGATGCCTCTGGTCCTATTGTGAAGCATTTAATGACCGAAATGATTGGGTTGGGTTTACTGAGACCGCAATGGAGCGAGGAAACGACCCAGGTTTCCGAGTATGGCGCGAACTGA